The Vibrio cyclitrophicus sequence TAATGACGAACAGCCACTTGCTCCGTCACCTTACGAACAAGAGCCGACGCAAACGACCAAGCAAAACCAAGAACAAGAACCAGTTGTTGATCTTCCTTGGGAAGAGGTAACAGAAGAGGAACCTGTACATCCAGACCAAGACGTAGCGGCATTCCAAAACATTGTCTCTGAAGCACAAGCAAACATGGCAGCAACGCAAAACCCGTTCCTCGTTCAGCAAGATGTTAACTTGCCTAAACCAGCAGAACCATTGCCAACGCTTGAATTGTTGTTCCACCCTGAAAAGCGTGAAACCTTCATTGATCGCGATGCACTTGAAGCAATCGCTCGTTTGGTTGAATCTAAATTAGCCGATTACAAAATCAAAGCTGATGTGGTTGATATTTTCCCTGGTCCGGTTATCACTCGATTTGAGTTGGATTTGGCTCCAGGTGTGAAAGTAAGCCGTATCTCAGGCCTTTCTATGGACTTAGCGCGTTCACTGTCTGCATTAGCAGTACGTGTGGTTGAAGTTATTCCAGGTAAACCTTATGTGGGCTTAGAACTGCCGAACATGAGTCGTCAAACGGTATTCTTCTCAGATGTTGTGGGTAGCACTCAGTTCCAAGAAGCGAAGTCACCAACGACAGTGGTTCTAGGACAAGACATCGCGGGTGAAGCTGTAATTGCTGACCTGTCGAAAATGCCTCACGTTCTTGTTGCAGGTACGACTGGTTCTGGTAAGTCGGTGGGTGTGAACGTGATGATATTGAGTATGCTATATAAAGCATCTCCAGAAGATGTTCGCTTCATCATGATTGACCCGAAAATGCTCGAGCTTTCAGTTTATGAGGGTATTCCTCACCTGCTATCTGAAGTCGTTACTGACATGAAAGATGCATCGAATGCGCTTCGTTGGTGTGTCGGCGAAATGGAACGTCGTTATAAGCTAATGTCGGCGTTAGGTGTTCGTAACATTAAAGGCTACAACGATAAACTTAAGATGGCCGCTGATGCGGGTCACCCAATCCATGATCCATTATGGAAACCGGGTGATAGCATGGATCCAGAAGCGCCATTGCTGGAGAAACTGCCTTATATCGTGGTTATCGTCGATGAATTTGCTGACCTAATCATGGTGGTAGGTAAGAAGGTTGAAGAGCTGATTGCACGTTTGGCACAAAAAGCACGTGCAGCGGGTGTTCACTTGATTCTTGCGACTCAACGTCCATCGGTAGATGTTATTACTGGTTTGATTAAAGCTAACATCCCAACACGTGTTGCCTTTACCGTATCAACTAAAACCGACTCTCGAACCATTCTTGACCAAGGCGGTGCTGAATCGCTACTTGGTATGGGTGATATGCTTTACCTACCGCCGGGTTCTAGCCATACCATTCGTGTTCACGGTGCCTTTGCATCGGATGATGATGTACACGCGGTAGTGAATAACTGGAAGGCGCGTGGTAAGCCAAACTATATTGATGAAATTACCAACGGTGAACAAACTCCTGAAACCTTGCTTCCGGGCGAGAAGATGGAAGGCGATGAAGAGGTTGATCCTTTGTTTGATCAAGTAGTCGAACACGTTGTTCATTCACGTCGTGGTTCGGTTTCTGGCGTACAGCGTCGATTCAAGATCGGTTATAACCGCGCAGCGCGTATTGTAGAGCAGCTTGAAGCGCAAGGTATCGTAAGTGCTCCGGGCCATAACGGTAACCGAGAAGTCTTAGCGCCAGCGCCACCAAAAGATTAGGTCTACACGCCCTATGAACTTATGCCCATTAAGTCGGTCAAATCGAGAATATGACCGACTTATGTTTTAACAGGATTATTGATGAAAAAAGTATTCGCACTTTTATTTATGAGCTTCTCAGTGTTTGCTTCTCCGAAAGAAGAGCTGAGTAGCCGTTTGGCATTGAACGCAGGTTTTAGTGCTGACTTTAAACAAGTCGTGACCAGCCCTGATGGCGATGTTGTGATGGAAGGTGAGGGCACGGTAGAGATTGCACGCCCAAGCTTGTTCCGCTGGGAAACCACGTTCCCTGATGAAAACTTGTTGGTATCTGATGGCCAAAGCTTGTGGTACTACAGCCCATTCATTGAGCAAGTGAGCATTTACTGGCAAGAGCAAGCGACATCGCAAACGCCTTTTGTATTGCTGACTCGTAACCAAGAAAGCGATTGGGATAACTACAATGTCGCGCAAGCGGGTAACCAATTTACGCTAACGCCAACGGCTGTGGATTCTAATCAGGGCAATTTCCAGATTAACATCACCGAGAAAGGCATTGTTCAGGGCTTTAATGTGATTGAACAAGACGGCCAAAAAGGTGAGTTTACCTTTAACAATGTTGATTTAGGTAAACCTGCTGCAGACCGCTTTACTTTTGTGGCACCGGAAGGTGTCGAAGTCGACGACCAAAGAAACTGATCCAAACTGGCAGATCGTTTGGTAGTAAGTCGATAGGCATTGATGCCATCAACGAATCAAGAGATTGCAATTGAGTAATTACAGCTTAGATTTTGCAGGGGACGAAGATTTTCGTCCCCTTGCTGCTCGTATGAGACCTGAAACTGTTGAACAGTACATCGGTCAGCAGCATATATTAGGTCCAGGTAAACCCCTTCGCAGAGCGTTGGAAGCGGGCCATATTCACTCCATGATTTTATGGGGGCCTCCGGGCACCGGTAAAACCACGCTGGCAGAAGTGGCAGCAAATTACGCCAATGCAGAAGTTGAGCGCGTATCAGCGGTGACATCGGGTGTAAAAGATATTCGTATCGCCATTGAAAAAGCGCGTGAGAACAAGCAAGCAGGGCGTAGAACGATTCTATTTGTGGACGAAGTCCATCGCTTTAACAAAAGCCAACAAGATGCCTTTCTACCCCATATCGAAGATGGCACGGTTACCTTTATCGGCGCGACCACAGAAAACCCTTCTTTTGAATTGAACAACGCTTTGTTGTCGCGTGCGCGTGTCTACAAACTGACTTCTCTCAATACTGATGATATCGCCCTCGTCATTCGCCAAGCTATCGAAGATAAGCAGCGTGGCCTGGGTGATGTGACGGCTGATTTTGCAGATAACGTTCTAGATCGCCTAGCTGAACTGGTCAACGGTGACGCGCGTATGTCGCTCAACTATCTTGAGTTGCTGTATGACATGGCAGAAGACAACGATAAGGGCGAGAAAGCGATAACGTTGCAGTTGTTAGCTGAAGTGGCTGGCGAGAAGGTTGCTCGTTTCGACAACAAGGGTGATATTTGGTACGACCTAATCTCCGCGGTTCATAAGTCGATTCGTGGCTCTAATCCCGATGCAGCGTTGTATTGGTCGGCGCGAATGATTGCGGCGGGTTGTGACCCTTTGTATATCGTAAGGCGCTTATTGGCGATTGCTTCTGAAGATATTGGTAACGCTGACCCAAGAGCAATGCAGGTTGCGATGTCGGCTTGGGATTGCTTCACGCGTATTGGCCCAGCAGAAGGGGAGCGTGCGATTGCTCAGGCGGTTGTCTATTTAGCGTGTGCACCCAAGAGTAATGCCGTTTACACCGCTTGGAAGCAAGCCTTAACGGACGCACACAATCTCCCTGAATATGAAGTGCCGCATCATTTGAGAAATGCACCTACAACTTTGATGAAGGACATGGGCTACGGGCAAGAATACCGTTATGCTCATGACGAACCAGGTGCCTACGCGGCTGGAGAAAAGTATTTACCGCCTGAAATGGGCGAAACACAATACTATTTCCCAACAAAACGAGGCTTAGAGACCAAAATTGGCGAGAAGCTAGATTATCTGGCGGATTTGGACGCAAAAAGCCCACAAAAACGCTATGAAAAGTAGTCTTTTTTGGATATCGTTACCTAGTCATAAAATTTATATTAAATCGTTAGAAATTGGTCGAAATAGCACCAGTTTTAGGGGTTTAGCAGTGATTCAGTAGCAAACTACTGAATATTCAAATAACTAAAGCATAGGATTAGCAATGCTGGATTCTAAATTACTTCGAGCTGAGCTGGATGAAACAGCGGCAAAATTAGCACGTCGAGGCTTCGCCCTTGATGTAGAGACAATTCGTGAACTTGAAGAAAAACGTAAGTCCCTTCAGATGAAAACTGAAGAGCTACAAGCGTTACGTAACTCTCGATCGAAGTCCATTGGTCAAGCGAAAGCAAAAGGCGACCATGAAGAAGCTGAGCGTATCCTTGCAGAAGTAGGCAACTTAGGCGCAGAACTAGACCAAGCTAAAGTAACATTGGCTGAGCTTCAATCTGAGCTAGAAACGATCACAATGTCGATTCCTAACCTTCCTGACGCAGAAGTGCCAGATGGTAAAGATGAAGACGACAACGTAGAAGTTTCTCGTTGGGGTCAACCTAAGACTTACGACTTCGAAGTGAAAGATCACGTAGATCTTGGCGAAATGTCTGGCGGTCTTGATTTTGCTAGCGCAGTTAAAATCTCGGGTTCTCGTTTCATCGTGATGAAAGGCAAGTTCGCACGTCTACACCGTGCTATTGCTCAGTTCATGCTGGACCTTCACACTGATGAGCACGGCTACACAGAAATGTACGTACCGTACCTAGTGAACCACGATAGCCTATACGGTACTGGTCAACTTCCTAAGTTCGGCGAAGACTTGTTCCACACAAGCCCGCTAACTGAGCAAGTAAGTGATGTGCCGCTTAAGACGCTATCGCTTATCCCTACTGCGGAAGTACCGGTAACGAACATGGTTCGTGACACGATTACTGATGAAGCTGAACTGCCACTTAAGATGACAGCTCACACGCCATGTTTCCGTTCTGAGGCGGGTTCTTACGGTCGCGACACTCGTGGTCTTATCCGTATGCACCAATTCGACAAAGTTGAATTAGTACAAATCACTAAGCCAGAAGACTCAATGGCAGCGCTTGAAGAGCTAACAGGTCACGCTGAGAAAGTACTTCAACTTCTAGAGCTTCCTTACCGTAAAGTGATTCTATGTACTGGTGACATGGGCTTCGGTTCTGCGAAAACTTACGACTTAGAAGTCTGGGTTCCAGCGCAAGAGACTTACCGCGAAATTTCTTCTTGTTCAAACATGTGGGATTTCCAAGCACGTCGTATGCAAGCTCGTTTCCGTCGTAAAGGCGAGAAAAAACCTGAACTTGTACACACGCTAAACGGTTCTGGTCTTGCTGTTGGTCGTACTATGGTTGCTATTCTTGAGAACAACCAAGAAGCAGATGGCCGTATTGCTATCCCAACAGTACTTCAACCATACATGGGCGGCGTAACGCATATCGGTTAATCTAATGTTTTAGGCATTGCCCTAAAATAGATGACTCAAAAGGCTTTGCTGTTATGGCAAAGCCTTTTTCATTTCTGGAGGTTACCAAAGCTGATATTACATCAACAGAAGCTACATGTAAGAGAAGTTCGCTTTGGCTTCATTATCTGCTTGTTTGCAGGCCAGCAAGGCTTTGCGATAGTAATTTTGGTAATTGTTTTTAGTCAGCTCATCTAGGGTATACAGCTGTGTAATGACCTCATCACATTGCTGAATAATACTCAGAACCTGTTTAGCTCCCATCGAATCAGGCCAGATAACAGAGAGTAGCTTTACGATGTTCATGCACACGTTCTTGATCATCGGACAGCGCTTATGAATATCTAAGTAAGCCCCTAGTACCTGCTTGTAATCCGAAGACGCTTGTTTGATCGTGATGTTTTTTTGCTTTAGCCATTCCATCTTTTCTGTGTTTCGGCGCTTCATTTCAGCGCACATGGTCATCTGACTCGATATCACCGTCTCATTGGCCGTTTTGATGATCAACATGCCACAACGGTTGTCTGCGACTTTGAATTCATTCTCACAGCTCATCTTGTCGAGTAGCCATGTGTGATGATAAATGACAGGAAAAGCATTGAAGTCATTCTTGTCGTGCAGCGTGGTCAAAATGGTGACAGCTTTTTGGTACTGTTTTGATTCCATTGCAATGTGCGCAGCTATAAGCGCTAAGTCCACTTGTAACTCGGTTCTTTCCTCCGTTGGTATCTTTGATATTAGGTAGTTAACCTGATCCAACGTTGCTTGGTTGTTTACTTCATCAGACGCGCAATAGAGTAAAAAGCGAATATGATTGAGTTTCATGTAGAGATTATCGCGAAAGGTACCTCTATTGATTTGTATATAGTTTTGATAGTGAGCCAGTGCTGACTTTGAATCGTTGACTGATAAGCATAAATTGGCGATGGCTAACTCTCTCTCAGAGTTACCGGGTGTGAGCTCACTGGCTAACTTAAAATGAACAATGGCGTCTGGCACCTTGTTGCTGATCAGATTCACTTGAGCCGCTTGGTCTTGGTACAAAGTGCTAGAGGGCGCAGAGTCAATCAAGCTTTCGATCATATGTTGTGCTTCGTTAAGCTGACCTAGATTCGCAAGGCTGTTTGCTAATCCTGCCTGTGCCCAATCGAAGCTGCCTTCATCCAGTGCTTTCTCATAAACGCTCTTGGCTTCGTCGTAGAGCTTAAGTTTTGACAGAAAGCTTCCGCGAAACTGCTGGATCGTCGCGAAATATTCGGGATGAAATGCGACCAATTCTTCACAGTACTCCAAACCCGCTTGGTAGTTGTTTTCTCTTTCGGCCTTATAGACACTTTGTAGAACGAGCTTCTTTTTCAGCGAGCTAGTAATACGTTGCTTCAATGTTTCACGATTGAACGGTTTTAGTAAGTAGTTATCAGGTCGAAGCTCTAAGATAGGGCGAATCGATAAAGCCGAGTTTTCGCCTGTGACAAGTATAAATATCCCGTCCCCCTTCAATCTTTTCGACTGTTTCAACTCTTCAAATAGCTGTTTGCCGTTAATGGTATTACCAAAGTTATAATCACAAATGATCACATCAAAGGTTGTGTCATTTGTGATGGTCATTGCTATGCGCGGAGATTTAGCAATGGAAATCAAACGTTCTGAGAAGCCAATATGGATCAGCATATTACGAATCGTTGAAAGTACTATCGCGGAGTCATCAACGATAAGGGCATTTAATTGAGTTAATTTCATGTTTATTTTAAATTATTTACTGACGTGAATTCTGAAAAGCTTGCTGGCTTGGACGTAATAAAACCTTGGTATTTGGTCATGCCAATTGTTTTTAAGTATTCAAGGTCTTGTTGTTGTTCAACACCTTCGACGATACAAGAAAGCCCTAGGTTTTCTGCTAAGTTGATGCAAGCTTTTGTTAGAATCTGATTCTTTTTGTTTTCGCTAATATTGTTTACAAAACTGCGATCTACTTTTAATTCAGTAAATGGCAGGCTTGATAGTTGTGACAGAGAGGCGTAGCCGGTGCCGAAGTCGTCAACCGATAGCCCAACACCTAACATGCTCAGTTTCGCGATATTTTTATAACAGTGCGCGTCAAGCAAGATCGTTTCATGCTCTGTGATCTCTAGAGTCAGCAGTGATGGCTCGATTTTGTACTTGTTACATAAGCTTGCAACTTGATCCGCAATTTCGAGTTTTAACGTCGATTGCTCAATGTTGATCGCGAAGTGAATCGGCTTACGCATTGATGAAATGTCTTTGAGAGCCAGTTCAAGCACAGTAAAGAAAAGTCGATCCATTAAGCTAAGTTGGCGCAAAGCATCCATAAAATGGAAAGGGGTTAGCAATCCCAATTCAGGGTGCATAATACGTGCAAGTACCTCAACCCCAATCAGTGTCGATTGTTCTACGGAGTGTTGCGTCTGATAAGCGTTGGTAAACCACTCCTTTTCAAAGGCTTCAATCGTTTGCTGCTCACTCAACGTTACTGCGGTTGGCAAGATAGATTTAGCGGTTTGAGTGCGTTTGTATGTCGACAGTAAGCGTTGTATATGTGTTTCATCTACCGGCTTCGGTATTGCTTCCACTTCGTTGTAACCAATGAGATTGCACATGCTTTTTGTCGAATCCAGTGCAGCATCAGCCATAGCGCTCAAAATGACGACCGTTTGTATGGATGCCTGTGCCTCTGGGGAAGCCAACAGTGTTACGCCATCTATTTGTGGTAGCTGAAGATCACAGAATGCAATATCAAAACGATGTTGTTTACATAGCTCTATCGCATCTTCACCATTGTATGCGGTGTAGACTTCGTCAACGCTATAGCGTTTGAGTAGGATCTGAATTTGCGTCGCTTGTAAGAGTGAATCCTCAACGATGAGAATTTTCATAGTGAATTTAACCTGTTTATAACTGCATGAGCTGAGGCAATAGCCAAATCCAACTCTTCAATTAGCTTGTGACAATACATAGGGTTTTCCGTATTTTGTTCACAATCCTTTGCAGCATAATTTAGAGAGTCTAATCCTAGTAAACTCGCTGATCCCTTTATCCTATGCGCTATTGCTTTGATGTTTGGGTTTGCCTCTAACAGCATCGCTTTGTCTAAGCTGAACGAGTCCAAGATGACGGTCGCCATCTGAAGTTGTTCTTCCGAGCTGTAGTTTTTCGCCCAGGATTGATCTGCTGCTTTTTCTTGCTGAGGCAGTAACGTTTCGAGTGCGTATGCGAGCTCTTCAAACGAGTAGGGCTTATAAATCACTTGATCCATTCCCACGTGTTCAGCTTTCTCTATCACTAACTTTGAGTCTTCGGCGGTACAACCAATAATGGGTAGGTGCTTAAACTTATCGATCGAGCGAATCTTTTCAGTCAGTTGATAACCATCTATGTTCGGCATATGACAATCCGTGATGATGATGTCCACGAGTCTTTCGTTGCTCTCTAGTTCTTCCATCGCTTCTTGCCCATCTTTTACAATGATCGTTGTTAAGCCAAAGCGCTTGAGCTGTTTGGCAAATAGCAAGCGGTTAATGGGATCGTCATCGGCGATCAGCACGGTACCAGCAAAGTGGTATTCGATAGCCGGCGTGTGAGCCACACTTTTACCTTGCGAAGTGATATCGCTGAGCAGTAAATCTGGATACAAGTTCTGCCACTGTGTGGAGCGCTCAATCACCGGACCATAATCATTCATTTGACTATCGATTTTCCAAGCTTTAAGCCACGACAATACTTCTCTGTCTTCGCAAGAGATTGGAGTGTTGACGATGATAGGAACTGTGCCGCCTTTGATTGGCAGCGTAATAGTGACTTTTGTCCCCAAGCCTAGTTTACTTTCGATGTTCAACTTGCCGTTCATCATGTTCACAAGGCGTTGAACCACTGTTATGCCAAGGCCTGTGCCGCCGTAACGTCGGCTGATACTGTGGTCACCCTGTGCGAAAGGTTGAAAAGCTCGAGTGATCTGCTGATCTGACATTCCGCAACCTGTATCTGTAATCGTTAATTGCAGTTGCGTGGCAGATGCTTTAACGGAAACTAAAATGAAGCCATCTTCAGTGAATTTAATGGCATTATTTAGAAGGTTATTGAGTATTTGTGTCACTCTTAACCAGTCTAAACTTGCGCTCGCGATTGCGTTCATTTTCCAATCAAGTTTGAATTGAAGATTGTTTAATCGCGCATTTGTCTCAAAGGTTCGGAATATCGGGCACAATTCATCGTAAATGTTGCTCTTCTTAGACTCTAAGTGGAGTTGATTCGCCTCCATTTTGGATATATCGAGAATGTCGCTGACCAGCAGTTTTAAGCGCTCCGCAGATAACTGAGCATTGCTAAGAAGCTCCACGTCATCTTTATTTTCTATTTTGGTACTCAGCAGTTCCATAAGGCCAATCATGGCTGCAATCGGTGTACGCAGTTCATGGCTAACGATCGCTAAGAATAGATCTCGAGCTTTGATCGCCTCTTGAGCTTTTTTATTTGAAACTTCGAGCTCACGCTGCTGTTTCTCCCACTTTGTCAGGTCATCGAGCACGGTCACTATGTAAGAATCATCTTTCGGTGCGTTTTCGAGGTATTGGCGAATCACCCTAAAGTGTTGCTCGCCGCTACTGCAATTACATTTTATGGTGCTCCAGATACCAAGTTTGTCACTCAATTGTTCATCCTGATCATTGAGCCAGCAAAAACTTGGTCTTTCTCCATGAGCCAGAGAACGGCATGCAGACATCTGCTTATCGAAAGCGCTGTTCGCTAGAATCAATTGACCATTTTGGTCATGAATAGCAATGAGGCTAGGTAGGTTGTCTAGTAGATCAGTTAACCACTGGATCTGATCGTAGCTACGTTGCTCTGATAACTGAGCACGCGTTAGTGATAAAGACAGTCTACGTGTTCTTACCAAACCAAAAATGATCAACGCGAACACTATGCATGAGATCATTAGGGTATAAGCGATAATACGCTCTTTACTGTAGCCATATTGTGCAGTGATGTTGTGATGCTTCAGGGTCAATAAGTCGATTTCATTTTGTGTGGTCAATGACACCGCTGAATTAATCACATTCTGTAAGAATGTAGAGTCTTTACGAAGAATGACGCCCATTTTTCGAGAAAGTGGTGCGCTTTCGTCACTCGCGATAATATGAAAGATATTGCCATACCCGTTATAGACATAAAGATTCGCGATGCTTTGAGGAATGTACGCGTGAGTGATCTTTCCATTGCTCATATCATTGATTAGAGAGTCAATATCTTGATATAGGACTGCGTCTGCCAAGTCAGCATTGAGAGAGTCTTTTTGAATAAAATAACCGGTTCTATCGAGTATCGCAGTGCGTTTAACATCCCACGGTTTATTGGCTTCTGTGTAAGCCCAATCAAGCGTCATAAAAGGTTGGCTGAATTGGAACTCTTGATTGTTGGGTTGCTCGACATCGAACCCCGGTAGGAATTCGACCTCTCTGTTTCTCAACATATCGACAATGTCTTTGCCGTCTGGTGGGATGTATTCAAAAGAAACACCAAGCTTTCTTGAGATTAATGCTACTGCGTCATGAATAAATCCAACCGTTTTTTTACTTGCAGGATCCAAATAAGAATATGGGTATGTGTTTTCACTTACGGTGTATCGAATAGTGTGACGATCATATTCACCTTCTAGTACTTGATTAATCAAATCATCATAAAAATGGAAGAAATAATCTGAGTAACGTAGGGCAATATCTTTGGCGTTACTAATGAGTAAGCGATCGACGATTGATTTCAGTTGCTTATCTTCTTTTCTCATCATTATTTGAATACTAAAAGAAGGTATCTCTCTCGAGTATTCCAAATTACCTTGCCATTCTCCAGGGGTCACAACAGAGTAATAGCTTTGTATGGATGTCAAATCGAGAACGGTAGCGTCCGCATTACCTACCGAAAGAGCAGTAATTAACTCGGGGGTATTGTTTACAAATATGATTTTAGAGTTACCTTGGTCTTTGATGACCTGACAAAACATTGAATTGCGAATACAAGCCCACGTTAGCTCTTTCTTCGAATTATTTTGCGTGTTTTCGTCTCGGTACCAATACACATTGGGTATTTCGTACAGGCTGCTAGAAAAAGCGAAATGCTCATCACGCTCTTTTGTTTGAGCATAACCAAAGGTTAGATCGGCCTCTCCGTTCTTAATGGCCTTATGTAGAGTTCGAGAAGATAAGTAATCTTTAACAACTATGTCGATACCCAGTTTTTGTTCTAATAATTCAACGATTTCGGATTCGGATCTGTGATTCTTATTTACAATGAGATCTTCCCACATTCGTTTATAGACGTAGGTAGGTTTGGCAATAACAATCGTTTTCTTTGAACGTAGATAATTGAGTTGTTCATCACTGAGGTTTATTTCAGAGGAAAGGCTTTGAAAAGATAAAGGCAGTAGAGAGAGAAAGTAGATTAGAAAGTTTTTCATAATATTCGAGACTATATAAAGTCTCGGCATTTTATGATGAGTATTTATCCAATAGGTAATACTCTTTTTTTATTTATTTCTATGGTTAAGATTAATCTTATTTGTCGATTTTATACTTTCAAAAATAACAGATAGAAACATCCAATTAAGGCGTTTCTATCTGTTGTTGCTGGCTTATTTAAAGCAAGCTGGATCCTTGATTGCTGAATCGATTGATTTCACAAGTTGTTGAATATGTTCTGGTTTACTAATAAACGGAGGCATCATATAAATCAACTTGCCAAATGGACGAATCCAAACGCCTTGTTCAACAAAGTGAGCTTGGATGGTTTCCATATCGACAGGTGTGTGGGTTTCTACAACGCCAATAGCGCCCAACCAGCGAACGTCTTTGACGAGAGCATGCTCTCGTAACGGTGGTAGCAGCTCGGAGAAAAGCTGTTCAATCTGTTGAGTCTGATTTTGCCAATGGCCTTGCTCTATGATGGATAAACTTGCCGCGCCGACTGCACAAGCCAATGGGTTACCCATAAAGGTTGGTCCGTGCATAAAGCAACCCGCTTCACCACCACATACGGTGTCAGCAACCTCTTTACTCGCTAGCGTTGCTGAAAGGGTCATGTAGCCACCAGTCAACGCCTTTCCAACACATAATATATCCGGTTGAACATCTGCATGTTCACAAGCGAACAGTTTCCCTGTGCGGCCAAATCCGGTCGCAATCTCATCCAAGATCAGCAAT is a genomic window containing:
- a CDS encoding transporter substrate-binding domain-containing protein, producing the protein MPRLYIVSNIMKNFLIYFLSLLPLSFQSLSSEINLSDEQLNYLRSKKTIVIAKPTYVYKRMWEDLIVNKNHRSESEIVELLEQKLGIDIVVKDYLSSRTLHKAIKNGEADLTFGYAQTKERDEHFAFSSSLYEIPNVYWYRDENTQNNSKKELTWACIRNSMFCQVIKDQGNSKIIFVNNTPELITALSVGNADATVLDLTSIQSYYSVVTPGEWQGNLEYSREIPSFSIQIMMRKEDKQLKSIVDRLLISNAKDIALRYSDYFFHFYDDLINQVLEGEYDRHTIRYTVSENTYPYSYLDPASKKTVGFIHDAVALISRKLGVSFEYIPPDGKDIVDMLRNREVEFLPGFDVEQPNNQEFQFSQPFMTLDWAYTEANKPWDVKRTAILDRTGYFIQKDSLNADLADAVLYQDIDSLINDMSNGKITHAYIPQSIANLYVYNGYGNIFHIIASDESAPLSRKMGVILRKDSTFLQNVINSAVSLTTQNEIDLLTLKHHNITAQYGYSKERIIAYTLMISCIVFALIIFGLVRTRRLSLSLTRAQLSEQRSYDQIQWLTDLLDNLPSLIAIHDQNGQLILANSAFDKQMSACRSLAHGERPSFCWLNDQDEQLSDKLGIWSTIKCNCSSGEQHFRVIRQYLENAPKDDSYIVTVLDDLTKWEKQQRELEVSNKKAQEAIKARDLFLAIVSHELRTPIAAMIGLMELLSTKIENKDDVELLSNAQLSAERLKLLVSDILDISKMEANQLHLESKKSNIYDELCPIFRTFETNARLNNLQFKLDWKMNAIASASLDWLRVTQILNNLLNNAIKFTEDGFILVSVKASATQLQLTITDTGCGMSDQQITRAFQPFAQGDHSISRRYGGTGLGITVVQRLVNMMNGKLNIESKLGLGTKVTITLPIKGGTVPIIVNTPISCEDREVLSWLKAWKIDSQMNDYGPVIERSTQWQNLYPDLLLSDITSQGKSVAHTPAIEYHFAGTVLIADDDPINRLLFAKQLKRFGLTTIIVKDGQEAMEELESNERLVDIIITDCHMPNIDGYQLTEKIRSIDKFKHLPIIGCTAEDSKLVIEKAEHVGMDQVIYKPYSFEELAYALETLLPQQEKAADQSWAKNYSSEEQLQMATVILDSFSLDKAMLLEANPNIKAIAHRIKGSASLLGLDSLNYAAKDCEQNTENPMYCHKLIEELDLAIASAHAVINRLNSL